The genomic region TCGGGACATCCACGGCCTGGAGGATCTCCTCAACCGTTTTTACCGCCGATGCAGGGGTGGCATCCTTGAAGAGGGGATCGGTGCTCATCAGATGGATCGTAATGGCATCGGCACCGAATTTCTTCACGTTCATCTTTGCCCACTCAGCGGGATCTTCCATGACCTCAGAAACATTCTCTCTAAGCACCTTGGGAAGGGAGACGTTCATGTCAAATACATCGAGGGCGATGACCGGCAGATGGGGCGGGAGGTGAAGGCCATCGAAGTACGCAGGGGTTGTCGCCCCGCCAATCGTGATGGACGAGGACCTGCTTCCTCCCTCTGCCCGGGTCGCACCCAGGGTCACTTCCCGGATTTTTCCGGGATAGGTAATTTCAAGGGGCGTATAGGACTCACGATACAGCTCCGTAGGCTTGAGTGGGGCCTTTGGTGACAGGCCCGGGGAGGAGACGGGCTGAGGCTGTATACCGCCAAAGGAGGGGATGAAGAGTTCGAGATCGCCTATCTCCATGGTGAAGTTCTCGAGCTCCACCTGGCGGACCCCTTTTAAGAGTTCCAGGATCTGGGGGGCAAGGGAGAGGAGCTTCTCATTATCCGTGGATACGTCAATCCTTTTTTGCGCCATGGTCGTCACCTCCGTATCCCGGCCGTATCGGCTGGATGATCACTTTGTCGGCAGTGATCCGGGCATTTTTAAAAATAATCCTGAACCCTCCCGACTGGAAGGGGATATCCCCGACAGACAAGACCGTTCCGCCCTCAGGAGATTTTCGCTCTTCGGCAGCCGGTGCCTTCCACCGCTGGATAACAGGATGGTTATGAGTTTCTAAGAAGGATTTGAGATCAGGAATGGATGAGACATCCTTTTCCGTTGCAATGGCATCGATGACACTCACGGGAATAAACTGCCGGAGTTTCTCTTTTGTATCGGCCGGCATCCAGACCACCCGGTCATATCCCCCATCGGCA from uncultured Methanoregula sp. harbors:
- the cdhD gene encoding CO dehydrogenase/acetyl-CoA synthase subunit delta codes for the protein MAQKRIDVSTDNEKLLSLAPQILELLKGVRQVELENFTMEIGDLELFIPSFGGIQPQPVSSPGLSPKAPLKPTELYRESYTPLEITYPGKIREVTLGATRAEGGSRSSSITIGGATTPAYFDGLHLPPHLPVIALDVFDMNVSLPKVLRENVSEVMEDPAEWAKMNVKKFGADAITIHLMSTDPLFKDATPASAVKTVEEILQAVDVPIIVGGCGDPRKDADVFTAVAEMAQGERLLLNSVTLDMAESKTLERVATAARDNGHVLLAFTGLELNNAKELNRRLYQYIPPEQIVMDLTTVALGYGLEYSFTIHERARYAALMGDSELAHPVISAATNAWAAREAWMKMSPEYGSRQLRGPIWETINALTLLLAGMDLFLMMHPAAVLTLKDVIHRLGRPGSAKSDSIQDWVSVRL